Proteins from a genomic interval of Micromonospora sp. NBC_00389:
- a CDS encoding DUF1349 domain-containing protein: protein MEIDLVPPSQPLDWARGGWLHQPVRAEEGPAGELVVEPAAESDFWRRTSYGFVHDNGPALLAPLPVGSAMEVSFRLDLSGQFDQAGALVRVDERTWVKAGVELSDGELQLGAVVTREFSDWSVAPVPEWAGREVTVRVSRAGNALTVRARADGEPWRLVRLAPLDPAVEAMAGPFCCSPVRAGLTVVFTGWRQGPADTALHPEH, encoded by the coding sequence ATGGAGATCGACCTCGTACCGCCGAGCCAACCGTTGGACTGGGCCCGGGGCGGTTGGCTGCACCAGCCGGTCCGCGCCGAGGAAGGCCCGGCGGGTGAGCTGGTCGTCGAACCGGCGGCGGAGAGCGACTTCTGGCGGCGGACCAGCTACGGGTTCGTGCACGACAACGGCCCCGCCCTGCTGGCCCCGCTGCCGGTCGGCAGCGCCATGGAGGTGAGCTTCCGGCTCGACCTCAGCGGGCAGTTCGACCAGGCCGGCGCGCTGGTCCGGGTGGACGAACGCACCTGGGTCAAGGCCGGCGTCGAGCTGAGCGACGGCGAGCTCCAGCTCGGTGCGGTGGTGACCCGGGAGTTCTCCGACTGGTCGGTTGCGCCGGTGCCGGAGTGGGCGGGCCGGGAGGTGACCGTCCGGGTCAGCCGCGCCGGCAACGCACTGACCGTCCGGGCCCGGGCCGACGGCGAGCCGTGGCGACTGGTCCGGCTCGCCCCGCTGGACCCGGCGGTCGAGGCCATGGCCGGCCCGTTCTGCTGCTCTCCGGTCCGCGCCGGCCTGACTGTGGTGTTCACCGGCTGGCGGCAGGGACCGGCCGACACCGCGCTGCACCCGGAGCACTGA
- a CDS encoding Gfo/Idh/MocA family protein, whose translation MLRFGLFGTGHWAIETHGKALHAHPDAELAGVWGRNPERAAALAEVYGVPAFADVDALLEVCDAVAVALPPDIQADIAVRAATAGRHLLLDKPLALTVADADRVVAAAEASGVASVIFFTQRFQPNVTAFLAATAAAGGWQHGRTTAFASIFQEGSPYGGSLWRREHGALWDIGPHALSIILPVLGRATQVAAMNGPSGMVHLLLTHDGGATSSASLSLDAPREAMAREFVFYGENGIETVPLGENDPATAFGVAIDQLIEQVQAGTRDHRCDVRFGREVVGILAAAEIARTESRTVPLP comes from the coding sequence GTGCTGCGGTTCGGCTTGTTCGGCACCGGTCACTGGGCGATTGAGACGCACGGGAAGGCGCTGCACGCACACCCGGACGCGGAACTGGCCGGGGTGTGGGGGCGTAACCCGGAGCGGGCCGCCGCGCTGGCCGAGGTGTACGGGGTGCCGGCGTTCGCCGACGTCGACGCGCTGCTCGAGGTGTGCGACGCGGTCGCCGTCGCGCTGCCGCCGGACATCCAGGCCGACATCGCGGTCCGGGCGGCCACCGCCGGCCGGCACCTGCTGCTGGACAAGCCGCTGGCGCTCACCGTCGCCGACGCCGACCGGGTGGTCGCCGCCGCCGAGGCGTCCGGGGTCGCGTCGGTCATCTTCTTCACCCAGCGGTTCCAGCCGAACGTGACCGCTTTCCTCGCCGCGACCGCGGCCGCCGGGGGCTGGCAGCACGGTCGGACCACCGCGTTCGCGTCGATCTTCCAGGAGGGCAGCCCGTACGGCGGTTCGCTGTGGCGGCGCGAGCACGGCGCGCTCTGGGACATCGGCCCGCACGCGCTCTCGATCATCCTGCCGGTGCTGGGCCGGGCGACTCAGGTGGCCGCGATGAACGGCCCGAGCGGGATGGTGCACCTGCTGCTCACCCACGATGGTGGGGCCACCAGCAGCGCCTCGCTCTCCCTGGACGCACCGCGGGAGGCGATGGCCCGGGAGTTCGTGTTCTACGGCGAGAACGGCATCGAGACCGTCCCGCTCGGGGAGAACGACCCCGCGACGGCGTTCGGCGTTGCGATCGACCAGCTCATCGAGCAGGTTCAGGCGGGTACCCGGGACCACCGCTGCGACGTCCGCTTCGGCCGGGAGGTCGTCGGCATCCTCGCCGCCGCCGAAATCGCCCGCACCGAATCCCGCACAGTCCCCCTCCCGTAA
- a CDS encoding FAD-dependent oxidoreductase, whose translation MAQRLIVIGGDAAGMSAASQARRRRGREHLEIVVFERGHFTSYSACGIPYWISGLVPDPEQLIARDPQTFRTEFAIDVRIRHEVVAIDLERREVVARDLEQGDEVRERFDELLYAAGAVPVKPPWAETDVAGVFGMQTLDDGAELRDWLDGEPQPHRAVVIGGGYIGVEMAEALIQRGLSVTLVERGDQPMSTVDGDMAELVADAMRGLGVTIRTGLSVNGLEQRDGRVSAVVTAEGSIPTDVVVLGLGVRPNTALAEAAGLPMGPTGGIRVDRRMRVVGLPGVWAAGDCVETLHRVSGMQVHVPLGTHANKQGRVAGINIGGGYATFMGVIGTAVTKVCDLEVGRTGLRERDATEAGFDFVSVIAESTNRAGYYPGARPMTVKLIAERPSGRLLGAQIVGWSEAAKRIDTLAVALWNGMTVDDMTALDLGYAPPYAPVWDPVLIAARKAVDVLAAASR comes from the coding sequence GTGGCGCAAAGACTGATCGTCATCGGTGGGGACGCCGCCGGAATGTCGGCGGCGTCCCAGGCCCGACGCCGCCGTGGCCGTGAACACCTGGAGATCGTGGTCTTCGAACGGGGGCACTTCACCTCCTACTCGGCATGCGGCATTCCGTACTGGATCAGTGGCCTGGTGCCCGACCCTGAGCAGCTGATCGCCCGGGACCCGCAGACGTTCCGCACCGAGTTCGCCATCGACGTGCGGATACGCCACGAGGTGGTCGCCATCGACCTGGAGCGCCGCGAGGTGGTCGCCCGGGACCTGGAGCAGGGCGACGAGGTCCGCGAGCGCTTCGACGAACTGCTGTACGCCGCCGGCGCGGTGCCAGTGAAGCCGCCATGGGCGGAGACGGACGTGGCCGGCGTGTTCGGCATGCAGACCCTCGACGACGGAGCGGAGCTGCGCGACTGGCTGGACGGCGAGCCGCAGCCGCACCGGGCGGTGGTGATCGGCGGCGGGTACATCGGCGTCGAGATGGCCGAGGCGCTGATCCAGCGCGGCCTCTCCGTCACCCTGGTCGAGCGGGGCGACCAGCCCATGTCGACGGTGGACGGCGACATGGCCGAGCTGGTCGCCGACGCGATGCGCGGCCTGGGCGTCACGATCCGCACCGGCCTGTCCGTGAACGGGCTGGAGCAGCGGGACGGCCGGGTGTCCGCGGTGGTTACCGCCGAGGGGTCGATCCCGACCGACGTCGTGGTCCTGGGTCTGGGCGTACGCCCCAACACCGCGCTCGCCGAGGCGGCCGGGCTGCCGATGGGGCCGACCGGCGGGATCCGGGTGGATCGCAGGATGCGGGTGGTCGGGCTGCCCGGGGTCTGGGCGGCCGGCGACTGCGTGGAGACACTGCACCGGGTCAGCGGGATGCAGGTGCACGTGCCGCTGGGCACGCACGCCAACAAGCAGGGCCGGGTGGCCGGGATCAACATCGGCGGCGGGTACGCCACCTTCATGGGCGTGATCGGCACGGCGGTCACCAAGGTCTGCGATCTGGAGGTGGGCCGGACGGGGCTGCGCGAGCGGGACGCCACCGAGGCCGGCTTCGACTTCGTCTCGGTCATCGCCGAGTCGACCAACCGGGCCGGCTACTACCCCGGTGCCCGACCGATGACCGTCAAGCTGATCGCCGAGCGACCCAGCGGGCGGCTGCTCGGCGCGCAGATCGTCGGCTGGTCCGAGGCGGCAAAACGGATCGACACGCTGGCCGTGGCGCTGTGGAACGGCATGACGGTGGACGATATGACGGCGCTCGACCTGGGCTACGCTCCGCCGTACGCGCCGGTATGGGACCCGGTGCTGATCGCCGCCCGAAAAGCGGTCGACGTGCTGGCCGCCGCCAGCCGCTGA
- a CDS encoding chitinase, producing the protein MKPARSLVLSLVTALVATLGAAWVALPAFAAGATASFVKTADWGSGWEGKYTITNGGGSTINGWSLAFDLPAGTTLGSYWDALLSSAGQRHTFTNRSWNGSIAPGASVSFGFLASGSGSPSGCQLNGAPCGGGTPPTTPPPTTPPPTTPPPTTPPPTNPPPTGGLPKHLLTGYWHNFDNPAVELRLRDVPADYDLVAVAFAEATATPGALTFGIDPGLSAALGGYTDADFTADVRTLHDRGKRVILSVGGEAGRVTVNDAASATVFADTAAALIARYGFEGIDIDLENGLNPTYMAQALRALRAKVGAGLIIAMAPQTIDMQSPAGGYFKLALDIKDILTVVNTQYYNSGAMLGCDQNAAYAQGTVNFIVALACIQLEAGLRPDQVGLGLPAGPGAAGGGIVAPSVVNAALDCLARGTNCGSFRPPRTYPGIRGAMTWSVNWDVSNGNGFARAVAPHLDTLP; encoded by the coding sequence ATGAAACCTGCCAGATCCCTTGTCCTGTCCCTGGTCACCGCGCTCGTCGCGACGCTCGGCGCGGCCTGGGTCGCGCTGCCCGCGTTCGCCGCCGGGGCCACCGCCAGCTTCGTCAAAACGGCCGACTGGGGCTCCGGCTGGGAGGGGAAGTACACCATCACCAACGGCGGCGGCTCGACCATCAACGGTTGGAGCCTCGCCTTCGACCTGCCTGCCGGCACCACCCTCGGCAGCTACTGGGACGCGCTGCTCAGCTCCGCCGGCCAGCGGCACACCTTCACCAACCGGTCCTGGAACGGCAGCATCGCCCCTGGTGCCTCGGTCTCCTTCGGCTTCCTGGCCAGCGGCTCCGGCTCGCCGAGCGGCTGCCAGCTCAACGGCGCACCCTGCGGTGGAGGCACCCCGCCCACCACCCCGCCACCGACCACGCCACCGCCGACCACCCCGCCACCGACCACGCCGCCCCCGACGAACCCACCGCCCACCGGTGGGCTGCCGAAGCACCTGCTCACCGGCTACTGGCACAACTTCGACAACCCCGCCGTGGAGCTGCGGCTGCGCGACGTCCCCGCTGACTACGACCTGGTTGCGGTCGCCTTCGCCGAGGCCACCGCAACACCGGGCGCACTCACCTTCGGCATCGACCCCGGGCTGTCCGCCGCGCTCGGCGGCTACACCGACGCCGACTTCACCGCGGACGTGCGCACCCTGCACGACCGGGGCAAGCGGGTGATCCTCTCGGTCGGTGGCGAGGCCGGCCGGGTCACGGTCAACGACGCCGCCTCGGCCACCGTGTTCGCCGACACGGCCGCCGCGCTGATCGCCCGCTACGGCTTCGAAGGGATCGACATCGACCTGGAGAACGGGCTCAACCCGACGTACATGGCACAGGCGCTGCGCGCACTGCGGGCCAAGGTCGGCGCGGGCCTGATCATCGCGATGGCGCCGCAGACCATCGACATGCAGTCCCCGGCCGGCGGCTACTTCAAGCTGGCCCTGGACATCAAGGACATCCTCACCGTGGTCAACACCCAGTACTACAACTCGGGGGCGATGCTCGGCTGCGACCAGAACGCCGCGTACGCCCAGGGCACGGTGAATTTCATCGTCGCGCTGGCCTGCATCCAACTGGAGGCCGGGCTCCGCCCCGACCAGGTCGGCCTCGGCCTGCCCGCCGGACCGGGCGCGGCCGGTGGCGGCATCGTCGCGCCCAGCGTGGTCAACGCCGCGCTGGACTGTTTGGCCCGGGGCACCAACTGCGGCAGCTTCCGGCCGCCGCGCACCTACCCCGGCATCCGTGGCGCGATGACCTGGTCGGTGAACTGGGACGTCAGCAACGGCAACGGCTTCGCCCGCGCGGTGGCACCGCACCTGGACACCCTGCCCTGA
- a CDS encoding DUF6412 domain-containing protein: protein MPVPLGFVWVAWMSAFAQVTLLADRPTDLLAGAALTTLVLLAVLLAARVLGRMSPPGTGRRWVGLRARSRGRQVPRQVDPDAAGRPRPRAPGHPSAA, encoded by the coding sequence GTGCCGGTGCCGCTGGGGTTCGTCTGGGTCGCGTGGATGTCCGCGTTCGCCCAGGTCACCCTGCTTGCGGACCGTCCGACTGACCTGCTCGCCGGTGCCGCGTTGACCACCCTGGTACTGCTGGCCGTGCTGCTCGCGGCGCGGGTGCTGGGCCGCATGAGCCCGCCGGGCACCGGGCGACGCTGGGTCGGGCTGCGCGCCCGCTCCCGTGGTCGCCAGGTGCCCCGACAGGTCGACCCCGACGCCGCCGGTCGGCCCCGCCCCCGCGCACCCGGTCACCCCTCGGCCGCGTAG
- a CDS encoding carbohydrate-binding protein: MPPPPAATAAPPVRRRLRLASVLLVATTTVLAGITVTAQAAVPPPAAGWSTVWSDDFTGAAGTLPSAANWIIDTGHNYPGGPANWGTGEIQNYTASTANVSHDGGGNLRITPLRDGGGGWTSARIETVRSDFKAPAGGVLAIEGRIQMPNVTGAAAAGYWPAFWALGAPYRGNYQNWPGIGEFDVMENVNGINSVWGVLHCGVAPGGPCDEFNGIGASRACPGASCQSAFHTYRFEWDASISPQQLRWYVDGQLYHTVTQSRVGEPAWSQMTSHAGYFLLLNVAMGGAFPNGVAGSGTPTAATVPGRPMLVDYVAVYRRGGGTTPPPTTPPPGGTRDAYGQIEAESFNGQNGVFVEACAEGGQNIGALRNGDWVRYDNVEFGSTPARDFVARVASGAGGGVSGLVEVRLDSPTAAPIGSFAIGNTGGWQSWRSVPGNVGAVTGRHAVYLTFTSGQPNDFVNVNWFTFRR, from the coding sequence ATGCCACCTCCTCCGGCGGCCACCGCCGCCCCGCCCGTCCGACGCCGCCTGCGGCTGGCGTCCGTCCTGCTCGTCGCCACCACCACCGTCCTGGCCGGCATCACCGTGACCGCGCAGGCCGCCGTTCCGCCCCCCGCCGCCGGCTGGAGCACGGTCTGGAGCGACGACTTCACCGGCGCGGCCGGCACCCTGCCGTCGGCCGCCAACTGGATCATCGACACCGGGCACAACTACCCCGGCGGCCCGGCCAACTGGGGCACCGGCGAGATCCAGAACTACACCGCCAGCACCGCCAACGTCAGCCACGACGGCGGCGGCAACCTGCGGATCACGCCGCTGCGCGACGGTGGGGGCGGCTGGACCTCCGCCCGGATCGAGACCGTGCGCAGCGACTTCAAGGCCCCGGCCGGCGGCGTGCTGGCCATCGAGGGCCGGATCCAGATGCCGAACGTCACCGGTGCCGCGGCGGCCGGCTACTGGCCCGCGTTCTGGGCGCTCGGCGCGCCCTACCGGGGCAACTACCAGAACTGGCCGGGCATCGGCGAGTTCGACGTGATGGAGAACGTCAACGGCATCAATTCGGTCTGGGGCGTGCTGCACTGCGGCGTCGCCCCCGGCGGGCCGTGCGACGAGTTCAACGGCATCGGCGCGTCCCGGGCCTGCCCGGGCGCCAGCTGCCAGTCTGCGTTCCACACCTACCGGTTCGAGTGGGACGCCTCGATCAGCCCTCAGCAACTGCGCTGGTACGTCGACGGGCAGCTCTACCACACCGTCACCCAGAGTCGGGTCGGTGAACCGGCCTGGTCGCAGATGACCTCGCACGCGGGCTATTTCCTGCTGCTCAACGTGGCGATGGGCGGGGCGTTCCCGAACGGGGTGGCCGGCAGCGGCACGCCCACCGCGGCGACCGTCCCGGGTCGGCCGATGCTGGTCGACTACGTGGCGGTGTACCGCCGTGGCGGCGGGACCACCCCGCCGCCCACCACTCCACCGCCCGGTGGCACGAGGGACGCGTACGGGCAGATCGAGGCCGAGTCGTTCAACGGGCAGAACGGAGTGTTCGTCGAGGCGTGCGCCGAGGGCGGGCAGAACATCGGCGCGCTGCGTAACGGCGACTGGGTGCGCTACGACAACGTCGAGTTCGGCTCCACGCCGGCGCGGGACTTCGTGGCGCGGGTGGCATCCGGCGCGGGTGGCGGGGTCAGTGGCCTGGTCGAGGTGCGGCTGGACAGCCCGACGGCGGCGCCCATCGGCAGCTTCGCGATCGGCAACACCGGCGGCTGGCAGAGCTGGCGCTCGGTGCCCGGAAACGTCGGCGCGGTGACCGGCCGGCACGCCGTCTACCTCACCTTCACCAGCGGCCAACCGAACGACTTCGTCAACGTCAACTGGTTCACCTTCCGCCGCTGA
- the fabG gene encoding 3-oxoacyl-ACP reductase FabG, with amino-acid sequence MSEEPRVAIVTGAARGIGAATARRLAADGMAVAVVDIEEAATKETVDAIAGAGGRALGVGADVSDRAQVEAAVERVAAELGAPTVLVNNAGVLRDNLLFKMTSADWDTVMGVHLRGAFLFSQAAQKHMVDRKWGRIVNLSSTSALGNRGQANYAAAKAGLQGFTKTLAIELGPFGVTVNAVAPGFIVTDMTAATAARMKVDFDDFQKHAAAEIPVRRPGRPEDVAHTISFLASEGAGFVSGQVIYVAGGPRD; translated from the coding sequence ATGTCGGAGGAGCCCCGCGTCGCCATCGTCACCGGAGCCGCGCGCGGTATCGGCGCGGCCACCGCCCGGCGGTTGGCCGCCGACGGGATGGCTGTCGCCGTGGTCGACATCGAGGAGGCGGCGACCAAGGAGACGGTGGACGCCATCGCCGGTGCCGGCGGCCGGGCGCTCGGTGTGGGCGCCGACGTGTCCGACCGGGCACAGGTCGAGGCGGCCGTGGAACGGGTGGCCGCCGAGCTGGGCGCGCCCACCGTGCTGGTGAACAACGCCGGCGTGCTCCGCGACAACCTGCTGTTCAAGATGACCAGCGCCGACTGGGACACGGTCATGGGCGTGCACCTGCGCGGCGCGTTCCTGTTCAGCCAGGCGGCCCAGAAGCACATGGTGGACCGCAAGTGGGGGCGGATCGTCAACCTGTCCAGCACCTCCGCGTTGGGTAACCGGGGCCAGGCGAACTACGCCGCCGCCAAGGCCGGCCTCCAGGGCTTCACCAAGACGCTCGCCATCGAGCTGGGTCCGTTCGGGGTGACCGTCAACGCGGTCGCGCCCGGCTTCATCGTCACCGACATGACCGCGGCCACCGCCGCCCGCATGAAGGTCGACTTCGACGACTTCCAGAAGCACGCCGCCGCCGAGATCCCGGTACGCCGCCCGGGCCGGCCGGAGGACGTCGCGCACACCATCTCGTTCCTGGCCAGCGAGGGAGCGGGGTTCGTCTCCGGCCAGGTCATCTACGTCGCCGGTGGCCCGCGGGACTGA
- a CDS encoding carboxylate-amine ligase produces MTGQLAEMPHETTAGTELLTVGVEEEFLLVDPHTGAAVPAVDLVLEQVPAELRGQVEREFQTSQIEIGSPPGLELSSIRHSLGVLRRALADAAERAGVRLLAIGTGPVDGPVPPVVDKPRFDRMIERFRLLVPGPGNNGMHVHVGIPDPETGVQVLNHVRPWLPMLHAVTTNSPFARGEDTGYASWRSVEWERWPSVAPTPWLESHEHYQRLIRQLISSGLMLDEGMLYWYARLSAKYPTVELRIGDVCPSVDDAVLVAALVRALVATAIADVEADRPALQTDHHLLVGAHWRAAHDGLEGEGVDVTTGELRPAWELLDQFVERMRPALEQHDDWAEVTDLLGGLRRHGTGAARQRAVFARAGRLTDVVQDVARQTRG; encoded by the coding sequence ATGACCGGCCAGTTGGCGGAGATGCCGCACGAGACGACCGCGGGGACCGAACTGCTGACCGTGGGTGTCGAGGAGGAGTTCCTGCTCGTCGACCCGCACACCGGGGCCGCGGTGCCCGCCGTCGACCTCGTCCTGGAGCAGGTGCCGGCGGAGCTGCGCGGGCAGGTGGAGCGGGAGTTCCAGACCAGCCAGATCGAGATCGGCAGCCCGCCCGGCCTGGAACTCTCGTCGATCCGGCACTCCCTCGGCGTGCTGCGCCGGGCGCTCGCCGACGCCGCCGAGCGGGCCGGCGTACGGCTGCTGGCCATCGGCACCGGCCCGGTGGACGGCCCGGTGCCGCCGGTGGTGGACAAGCCCCGCTTCGACCGCATGATCGAACGGTTCCGGTTGCTCGTCCCCGGCCCCGGCAACAACGGCATGCACGTACACGTCGGCATCCCCGACCCGGAGACCGGCGTGCAGGTGCTCAACCACGTCCGCCCCTGGCTGCCGATGCTGCACGCGGTTACCACCAACTCCCCGTTCGCCCGGGGCGAGGACACCGGCTACGCCAGCTGGCGCTCGGTGGAGTGGGAGCGCTGGCCGTCGGTGGCGCCGACGCCGTGGCTGGAGTCGCACGAGCACTACCAGCGGCTGATCCGCCAGTTGATCTCCAGCGGGTTGATGCTCGACGAGGGGATGCTCTACTGGTACGCCCGACTGTCGGCGAAGTACCCGACCGTCGAGCTGCGGATCGGCGACGTCTGCCCGTCCGTCGACGACGCGGTGCTGGTCGCCGCGCTGGTCCGGGCCCTGGTGGCCACCGCCATAGCGGACGTCGAGGCCGACCGGCCGGCGCTGCAGACCGACCACCACCTGCTGGTCGGCGCGCACTGGCGGGCCGCCCACGACGGCCTGGAGGGCGAGGGCGTCGACGTCACCACCGGCGAGCTGCGCCCCGCCTGGGAGCTGCTGGACCAGTTCGTGGAACGGATGCGACCCGCGCTGGAGCAGCACGACGACTGGGCCGAGGTGACCGACCTGCTGGGCGGGCTGCGCCGGCACGGCACCGGCGCGGCGCGGCAGCGCGCGGTGTTCGCCCGCGCCGGACGGCTCACCGACGTGGTGCAGGACGTGGCGCGACAGACCCGCGGCTGA
- a CDS encoding DedA family protein — protein MALAQNVDPSKFTGLTGWVASVIESMGPVGVALLVALESIIPPIPSEIVLALAGYLASEGRFNVVLVVLAATVGSLVGALVLYWLGAALGEERLKRWLDRIPLVDRDDLEKADRWFERHGRWAVLIGRVVPVVRSLVSVPAGANRMPLGEFILLTTIGSGVWNSLIVGAGYALGSRWQDVERYSDWFNYGIVAIFVVMVVWWVIRKMRRRRTRDDRRSVTAGR, from the coding sequence ATGGCGCTCGCCCAGAATGTCGACCCGTCCAAGTTCACTGGGTTGACCGGCTGGGTGGCCAGCGTCATCGAGAGCATGGGGCCGGTCGGTGTGGCGCTGCTGGTGGCGCTGGAGAGCATCATCCCGCCCATCCCCAGCGAAATCGTGCTGGCGCTGGCCGGCTACCTGGCCAGCGAGGGCCGGTTCAACGTGGTGCTCGTGGTGCTGGCGGCGACGGTCGGCTCGCTGGTCGGCGCGCTGGTGCTCTACTGGCTCGGCGCGGCGCTGGGCGAGGAGCGGCTCAAGCGCTGGCTGGACCGTATCCCGCTGGTGGATCGTGACGACCTGGAGAAGGCCGACCGCTGGTTCGAGCGGCACGGCCGCTGGGCGGTGCTGATCGGCCGGGTGGTGCCGGTGGTCCGCAGCCTCGTCTCCGTGCCGGCCGGGGCGAACCGGATGCCGCTGGGCGAGTTCATCCTGCTCACCACGATCGGCAGCGGGGTGTGGAACTCCCTCATCGTCGGAGCCGGCTACGCGCTCGGCAGCCGTTGGCAGGACGTCGAGCGGTACAGCGACTGGTTCAACTACGGGATCGTCGCGATCTTCGTCGTCATGGTGGTTTGGTGGGTGATCCGCAAGATGCGCCGACGCCGGACGCGCGACGACCGGCGGTCGGTGACCGCCGGTCGCTGA
- a CDS encoding alpha-amylase family protein → MGDRWYSEAVVYCLDIDTYADSDGDGVGDIRGLIGRLDYLARLGVTCLWLHPIHPSPNRDDGYDATDFYNVDPRFGTLGDFAELLHQAQNRGIRVIIDLVVNHTSDEHPWFQSARSSPDSPYRDWFVWSDTEPDDRHQGMVFPGEQNETWSYDRTAKAWFYHRFYKFQPDLNFANPEVRAEIKKIMSFWLQLGVSGFRMDAVPFIIELTEPGNPNSPKDFEFLTELRQHVQWRRPDAVLLAEANVEPDQLPTFFGDAGGSGNRIHMLFDFMLNGRLILALARQDPEALIEALRDTPKLPVGGQWATFLRNHDEIDLSRLTTEQRNQVYAEFGPDENMRIYDRGIRRRLAPMLGNDRRRIELAYALQFSLRGTPVLRYGEEIGMGEDLSLPGREAIRTPMQWSYQPNAGFSTADPEKLVRPVIDKGEFGYQKVNVTAQRGDSKSLLAWFERMIGTLREAPEIGSGSTTHIDVPMPAGVLAHRADGRTGTMVFLHNLGTDDVEVDLSSLEAEADLPIDVLTDRGYGELGKLGAVKLSGHGYRWIRLCRGPAC, encoded by the coding sequence ATGGGTGACCGTTGGTACTCCGAAGCCGTCGTCTACTGCCTCGACATCGACACGTACGCCGACTCCGACGGCGACGGGGTCGGTGACATCCGCGGGCTGATCGGCCGGCTGGACTACCTGGCCCGGCTGGGGGTGACGTGCCTGTGGCTGCACCCGATCCACCCGTCGCCCAACCGCGACGACGGCTACGACGCCACCGACTTCTACAACGTGGACCCGCGCTTCGGCACCCTCGGCGACTTCGCCGAGCTGCTGCACCAGGCGCAGAACCGGGGCATCCGCGTGATCATCGACCTGGTGGTCAACCACACCTCCGACGAGCACCCGTGGTTCCAGTCCGCCCGCTCCTCGCCGGACTCGCCGTACCGCGACTGGTTCGTCTGGTCCGACACCGAGCCGGACGACCGGCACCAGGGCATGGTCTTCCCCGGCGAGCAGAACGAGACCTGGAGCTACGACCGCACCGCCAAGGCGTGGTTCTACCACCGGTTCTACAAGTTCCAGCCGGACCTGAACTTCGCCAATCCGGAGGTCCGGGCGGAGATCAAGAAGATCATGTCGTTCTGGCTCCAGCTCGGTGTCTCCGGCTTCCGGATGGACGCGGTGCCGTTCATCATCGAGCTGACCGAGCCGGGCAACCCGAACTCGCCGAAGGACTTCGAGTTCCTCACCGAGCTGCGCCAGCACGTGCAGTGGCGGCGCCCCGACGCCGTCCTGCTGGCCGAGGCGAACGTCGAGCCGGACCAGTTGCCCACGTTCTTCGGCGACGCCGGCGGCTCCGGCAACCGGATCCACATGCTCTTCGACTTCATGCTCAACGGCCGTCTCATCCTGGCCCTGGCCCGGCAGGACCCGGAGGCGCTGATCGAAGCGCTGCGGGACACTCCGAAGCTGCCCGTCGGCGGCCAGTGGGCGACCTTCCTGCGCAACCACGACGAGATCGACCTGTCCCGGCTCACCACCGAACAGCGCAACCAGGTGTACGCGGAGTTCGGCCCGGACGAGAACATGCGCATCTACGACCGGGGCATCCGCCGCCGGCTCGCCCCGATGCTCGGCAACGACCGGCGTCGCATCGAGCTGGCGTACGCCCTGCAGTTCTCGCTGCGCGGCACTCCGGTGCTGCGCTACGGCGAGGAGATCGGGATGGGCGAGGACCTGTCGCTGCCCGGTCGGGAGGCGATCCGTACCCCGATGCAGTGGTCGTACCAGCCGAACGCCGGCTTCTCCACGGCGGACCCGGAGAAGCTGGTCCGTCCCGTGATCGACAAGGGTGAGTTCGGCTACCAGAAGGTCAACGTCACGGCCCAGCGGGGCGACTCGAAGTCGCTGCTCGCCTGGTTCGAGCGCATGATCGGGACGCTGCGCGAGGCGCCGGAGATCGGCTCCGGCTCGACCACCCACATCGACGTGCCGATGCCGGCCGGAGTGCTGGCGCACCGGGCGGACGGGCGGACCGGGACCATGGTCTTCCTGCACAACCTGGGCACCGACGACGTCGAGGTGGACCTGAGCAGCCTGGAGGCGGAGGCCGACCTGCCGATCGACGTGCTCACCGACCGTGGCTACGGCGAGTTGGGCAAGCTCGGTGCGGTCAAGCTCTCCGGCCACGGCTACCGCTGGATCCGCCTCTGCCGGGGCCCGGCCTGCTGA